One Perognathus longimembris pacificus isolate PPM17 chromosome 24, ASM2315922v1, whole genome shotgun sequence DNA segment encodes these proteins:
- the Slc25a31 gene encoding ADP/ATP translocase 4: MQRESGKKKPEKGEKLFDPVSFGKDLLAGGVAAAVSKTAVAPIERVKLLLQVQASSKQISPEARYKGMVDCLVRIPREQGFFSYWRGNLANVIRYFPTQALNFAFKDKYKQLFMSGVNKEKQFWRWFLANLASGGAAGATSLCVVYPLDFARTRLGVDIGKGPEERQFKGLGDCIMKIAKSDGIIGLYQGFGVSVQGIIVYRASYFGAYDTVKGLLPKPKETPFLVSFIIAQIVTTCSGILSYPFDTVRRRMMMQSGESERQYKGTLDCFMKIYQHEGIAAFFRGAFSNILRGTGGALVLVLYDKFKEFLNIDIGSSSSGV, encoded by the exons ATGCAGCGTGAGTCCGGGAAGAAGAAGCCGGAAAAGGGGGAGAAGCTGTTTGACCCCGTGTCGTTCGGGAAGGACCTGCTGGCCGGCGGCGTGGCGGCGGCCGTGTCCAAGACGGCGGTGGCGCCCATCGAGCGGGTGAAGCTGCTGCTGCAGGTGCAGGCGTCGTCCAAGCAGATCAGCCCCGAGGCGCGCTACAAGGGGATGGTGGACTGCCTGGTGCGGATTCCGCGTGAGCAGG GTTTCTTCAGTTATTGGCGTGGCAATTTGGCAAATGTTATCAGGTATTTTCCCACACAAGCTCTAAATTTTGCTTTCAAGGACAAATACAAACAACTTTTCATGTCGGGagttaataaagaaaaacag TTCTGGAGGTGGTTTTTGGCAAATCTGGCTTCTGGCGGAGCTGCTGGAGCAACATCCTTATGTGTAGTATACCCACTGGATTTTGCCCGAACCCGTTTAGGTGTTGACATTGGAAAAG gtCCTGAAGAGAGACAGTTCAAGGGCTTAGGTGATTGTATTATGAAAATAGCAAAATCAGATGGAATTATTGGCTTATACCAAGGATTTGGTGTTTCAGTTCAGGGCATTATTGTGTACCGAGCCTCTTACTTTGGAGCTTATGACACAGTCAAG gGCTTGTTACCAAAACCAAAGGAAACCCCATTTCTTGTCTCCTTTATCATTGCTCAAATTGTGACTACATGTTCTGGAATACTCTCTTATCCCTTTGACACAGTTAGAAGACGTATGATGATGcag AGCGGTGAGTCTGAACGGCAATATAAAGGAACCTTAGACTGCTTTATGAAAATATACCAGCATGAGGGAATTGCTGCATTTTTTCGTGGTGCCTTCTCCAACATCCTTCGTGGTACAGGGGGTGCTTTGGTGTTGGTGTTATATGACAAATTTAAAGAATTTCTTAATATTGATATTGGAAGTAGTTCATCAGGagtttga